The genomic stretch GGAGACCCCAAGGGATACTTGACTGAACAGAAGCGGCATGCGCAAAATTTCATTAACTCAGTCCATTATCGGCAGAATTCGATCTACAAGGTCATGAGGAGTTTGCTGAAGTTTCAACATGATTTTTTTGAAAAAGGGCCGGGTTACCTGAAGCCGCTTGTGCTTAATGATGTGGCACAGGATATCGGACTCCATGAGTCCACAGTTAGCCGGATTACGTCAAATAAATATGTCCATACCCCACAGGGGCTTTATGAGCTAAAGTATTTTTTTTCCAGTGCGGTCTCGACTACTGACGGGAATCTGGTGGCCTCTGAAGCGATAAAAAATCGTATCAGACTGCTTATTCAGCAGGAGGCTCCGGAAAAACCGCTCAGTGATAATAGTATTTCTGAACTTTTAAAAGAAGAGGGAGTAAAAGTTGCCCGGAGAACAGTGGCAAAATACAGGGATCAACTGAAAATCCTCCCGGTTAAGCATCGTCGTAAGAGCCGTTAGTCGTAGAAGCACGGCGCGCCGTGCCCCTACAGTTCTTAATTTTGTTCTCTCATTCCTTGGAGTGGGAGATTTTTTTTGAGTAATTTTTAAGAAAATTTTTGATATCCCTGCGGGAAAGGAATATTTGACAGAAAAATGATAGAACTCACAGAGCAATGTATAGTCCTTGAATTAGAAGCTACCAATAAAGAGGGCCTTCTTGAAGAAATGGCCGGAGCTGCCCAAAAGAACAATCCTGAGCTGAAGTCTGAGATCATACAGCAGGTGCTGATGGAGCGGGAGCAACTCGGTTCAACCGGTGTTGGAAACGGCGTGGCCATTCCCCATGGAAAATTGCATGGGCTTGAGCAATGTATGGTTTGTTTTGGAAGATCAACAAAGGGAATCGGGTTTGAGGCAAAGGATAACAAACCTGTTCATCTTGTTGTGATGATTCTCTCCCCCATGAATATGGCTGAGGAGTACCTGCAAACTTTGGCCAGGGTCAGTAAATTGATGAATAATGAGAGCAAGAGGAATAAATTTCTCCACGCTAGCAGTAAAAAAAGCATTCAACAGCTTTTTAATGTACCATAATTCAAGACACGTCCTCTGTTGTGGCACCTTTTTTTATTACGGTCCGTCAGTATTTTAATAAAAGTTAGCAGGTTACACCTGGGTACTGTTTTTTTAACAGTCTATCTGGACAGAGTAAAAAAAATCAACTCGGCCTTCTAACACTTCCCTCCTTACCCCAAGCCGTTTTCTGACTTTCTTCAGATCTTCTCAAATTATTTCACCGGGACAAAACTATGCGTATCAGGGCCGTATTCCTTAAAGGGATTTCATTGTTACCATTTGTTTTTAAGGAATAAATTTTCTTTATTGCCATAATGAAAGGAGTGTTCACTCTTCTATCATATTCACACCCTCAACAGGAAAACGAGAAAAAGCGGTTCGAATTTTTTATTGATTTTCCAGAGGTAGGGGAGAGAATGGCGAAAGAAAAAAAATTTGACAGAAAGGTGTAATTTTTGTAAAGCTCTTACCTTTGTTAGGATGTTTTCAAATTCGTGTAAAATTAAACGTTATTTTCAAGAGTCATCAGGAGTGGTTATATGATTTCAGTCGATATCACGGTGCTCATTCACCTCATTAATATGATAGCTTTAATGTTTATCCTTAATAAGGTTTTATACAAGCCTATCATTGAGATTATGGAAAAACGGCAGGATGAGCTGGATGCTCTGAGTAATGACGTTGAAAAATACGAGCGAAACGCCAAGGATCGCCAGGCAAAAGTGGATAAGAAAATGCGGGAAGCTTCAGCCAAAGCCAAGGAAGCATTAGATGCGGCCAGAAATCAGGCGGCAAAGGCAGGTGCTGAAAAGCTGGCTATTGTTCGCCGGGAAGCTGAGGGCGAAAAGGAAAAACAGCTTGCTGAAGTGCATGCCGAGTTTGAGGGAACCCGCAAAGAATTACTGGGCAATATGGAAGACTTTGCCCAGGAGATGGCCTCAAAAATACTGGGAAGGAGTCTGGAAGCATGAAAGCTCGAAGTATGAAAAAGATTGTTCCGATACTGTTCGCTGTCGGCTTGTGCGGGGGAATGTGTACTCTTTCCTTTGCTCAGCAACACGGCGAAGAGGGACATCCTGTTGAACAGGCTGCTGTGTATGAACAGCATACAGAACAGCAGGCTGAACATCAGAATCCGGCTGCCGGTACACTTGAGGGCGAGCATGGCGATGGTGCTCTAGAAGCGCACGGACCAGCAGAACATTCAGAACATGCTGCTGCTGGTCACGGTGAGAGTCATGGCGAAGGTCACGTCGCGCCCATGATTACCAAAGCAAAGTTATGGGATCTCTTGTGGCGGGCCCTGAACTTTGCCGCTCTCGTTTTTATCATGGTCAAGTTTCTTTCCAAGCCTATTGCAGCTGGATTGGGCGGCAGGAAACGCCAGATTCAGGACGAGTTAGAGACTATGCAGGAGAAACGCGACGAAGCGGAGCAGGCATACAAGGCCTTTGAATTGCGTTTAGCTGGCATGGAAGGCGAAATGCTGGAACTTGTTGAAAAGGCTAAAGCAATGGCTGAGGACGAGAAGTCCAGAATTCTTGCCGAGGCCGAGGCCTCAGCAAAGGAGGTACAGCGCCAGGCTGAAGCCGCAGTAGAAGGAGCTCTTGCTCATGCAAAGAGCAAGCTGCAGGCAGAAATTGCAGAGCAGGCTGTTGTCATGGCTGAGGAGCTGATCGTGAAAAACCTGACTCCAGAAGATCAGGTGGCGATCACTGAACAGTATCTTGAACGTGTGGGTGCGG from Candidatus Electrothrix communis encodes the following:
- a CDS encoding PTS sugar transporter subunit IIA, with protein sequence MIELTEQCIVLELEATNKEGLLEEMAGAAQKNNPELKSEIIQQVLMEREQLGSTGVGNGVAIPHGKLHGLEQCMVCFGRSTKGIGFEAKDNKPVHLVVMILSPMNMAEEYLQTLARVSKLMNNESKRNKFLHASSKKSIQQLFNVP
- a CDS encoding ATP synthase F0 subunit B; protein product: MISVDITVLIHLINMIALMFILNKVLYKPIIEIMEKRQDELDALSNDVEKYERNAKDRQAKVDKKMREASAKAKEALDAARNQAAKAGAEKLAIVRREAEGEKEKQLAEVHAEFEGTRKELLGNMEDFAQEMASKILGRSLEA
- a CDS encoding ATP synthase F0 subunit B → MKARSMKKIVPILFAVGLCGGMCTLSFAQQHGEEGHPVEQAAVYEQHTEQQAEHQNPAAGTLEGEHGDGALEAHGPAEHSEHAAAGHGESHGEGHVAPMITKAKLWDLLWRALNFAALVFIMVKFLSKPIAAGLGGRKRQIQDELETMQEKRDEAEQAYKAFELRLAGMEGEMLELVEKAKAMAEDEKSRILAEAEASAKEVQRQAEAAVEGALAHAKSKLQAEIAEQAVVMAEELIVKNLTPEDQVAITEQYLERVGAVQ